Proteins encoded by one window of Pseudomonas sp. LS44:
- a CDS encoding DUF4136 domain-containing protein gives MRVFALLLLCLALATCASHIPQIRIEHPATAQLQGRQSFQLMPPEQALSGAPPYAERYAQLAPLLRQGLGERGYHESQTPQLQVYYWLALRDTPLEFRVDVPPPNPLGSYQAIHRLRDETGTLRVRLTDLDGKILWEGVVSTDLSPAWDSAEQLQLAVRALLEQIPPTH, from the coding sequence ATGCGTGTATTCGCCCTGTTGTTGCTGTGCCTGGCCCTCGCCACCTGCGCCAGCCATATCCCGCAGATCCGCATCGAACACCCCGCCACGGCCCAGTTGCAGGGCCGCCAGAGCTTCCAGCTGATGCCGCCCGAGCAGGCCTTGAGCGGTGCGCCGCCGTATGCCGAACGATATGCGCAGCTGGCTCCGCTGCTGCGCCAGGGCCTCGGCGAGCGCGGATACCATGAAAGCCAGACGCCGCAACTGCAGGTCTATTACTGGCTGGCGTTGCGCGATACGCCGCTGGAATTTCGAGTCGATGTGCCGCCACCCAATCCGCTGGGCAGCTACCAAGCCATCCATCGGCTGCGCGATGAAACCGGCACCTTGCGCGTGCGCCTGACCGACCTCGACGGCAAAATCCTCTGGGAAGGCGTGGTCAGCACCGACCTGAGCCCCGCGTGGGACAGCGCCGAGCAACTGCAGCTGGCGGTCCGAGCCTTGCTGGAGCAGATTCCGCCAACCCACTAG